From Amphiprion ocellaris isolate individual 3 ecotype Okinawa chromosome 10, ASM2253959v1, whole genome shotgun sequence, one genomic window encodes:
- the atp6v1h gene encoding V-type proton ATPase subunit H isoform X2, giving the protein MDIRGAVDAAVPTNIIAAKAAEVRANLVNWQSYLQSQMISAEDCEFIKKFEVANSEEKQVILTNEGHQCAKTFLNLMAHISKEQTVQYILTLIDDTLQENHQRVNIFFDYAKKTKNTAWSYFLPMLNRQDLFTVHMAARIIAKLAAWGRDLMEGSDLNYYFNWIKSQLSSQSSQYVQCVAGCLQLMLRVNEYRFAWVEADGVNCITAVLSNKCGFQLQYQMIFCVWLLAFSPQLCEQLRRNNVVPALSDILQESVKEKVTRIILAAFRNLLEKSAERETRQEYALAMIQCKVLKQLENLEQQKYDDEDITEDIKFLLERLGESVQDLSSFDEYSSELKSGRLEWSPVHKSEKFWRENAVRLNEKNYELLKILTRLLEVSDDPQVIAVAAHDIGEYVRHYPRGKRVIEQLGGKQLVMNHMHHEDQLVRYNALLAVQKLMVHNWEYLGRQLQSTDQQQAPAVAARS; this is encoded by the exons ATGGATATTCGCGGGGCTGTGGACGCTGCAGTCCCCACCAACATCATCGCTGCCAAGGCAGCTGAGGTTCGGGCCAATCTGGTCAACTGGCAGTCCTATCTTCA GAGTCAGATGATCTCAGCAGAGGACTGTGAGTTCATCAAGAAGTTTGAGGTGGCCAACTCTGAGGAGAAACAGGTCATTCTGACCAATGAAGGACATCAG TGTGCGAAGACCTTTCTCAACCTGATGGCCCACATCTCCAAGGAGCAGACAGTCCAGTACATCCTGACTCTGATTGATGACACTCTGCAG GAGAACCATCAGAGGGTGAACATCTTCTTTGACTatgccaaaaagacaaaaaacaccgCCTGGTCCTACTTCCTTCCAATGCTGAATCGTCAGGACCTCTTTACTGTCCACATG GCGGCAAGGATCATTGCTAAGCTGGCTGCCTGGGGCCGTGATCTGATGGAAGGAAGCGATCTCAACTACTACTTTAACTGGATCAAAAGCCAACTCAGTTCACAG AGCTCTCAGTATGTCCAGTGTGTGGCTGGGTGCCTTCAGTTGATGCTGAGGGTCAATGAATACAGGTTTGCCTGGGTGGAGGCTGATGGAGTCAACTG cATCACTGCGGTGCTGAGCAACAAGTGTGGCTTCCAGCTCCAATACCAGATGATCTTCTGCGTGTGGCTCCTGGCTTTCAGTCCTCAGCTCTGTGAACAGTTGAGACGCAACAATGTGGTGCCAGCCTTGTCCGACATCCTCCAGGAGTCTGTCAAGGAGAAGGTCACTCGAATTATTCTGGCTGCCTTCAGG AATCTTCTTGAAAAGTCTGCAGAGAGGGAGACTCGCCAGGAGTACGCTTTGGCCATGATTCAGTGCAAGGTGCTGAAGCAGCTCGAGAACCTTGAGCAACAGAAATACGACGATGAGGACATCACTGAGGATATTAAGTTCCTACTTGAGAGGCTGGGAGAGAGTGTGCAGGATCTCAG CTCATTTGATGAGTACAGCTCTGAACTGAAGTCAGGCCGCCTGGAATGGAGTCCTGTGCACAAGTCAGAAAAGTTCTGGCGTGAGAATGCTGTCCGCCTGAATGAGAAGAACTATGAGCTCCTCAa GATTTTGACAAGGCTGTTGGAAGTGTCTGATGATCCTCAGGTTATAGCTGTGGCAGCTCACGACATTGGAGAGTATGTACGACATTACCCACGTGGTAAACG GGTGATTGAACAGCTGGGTGGCAAACAGCTGGTGATGAATCATATGCACCATGAAGACCAGCTAGTCCGTTACAACGCCCTGCTGGCTGTGCAGAAGCTGATGGTCCACAACTG
- the atp6v1h gene encoding V-type proton ATPase subunit H isoform X1 — MDIRGAVDAAVPTNIIAAKAAEVRANLVNWQSYLQSQMISAEDCEFIKKFEVANSEEKQVILTNEGHQCAKTFLNLMAHISKEQTVQYILTLIDDTLQENHQRVNIFFDYAKKTKNTAWSYFLPMLNRQDLFTVHMAARIIAKLAAWGRDLMEGSDLNYYFNWIKSQLSSQNLHGTGPETGAGTISPSESSQYVQCVAGCLQLMLRVNEYRFAWVEADGVNCITAVLSNKCGFQLQYQMIFCVWLLAFSPQLCEQLRRNNVVPALSDILQESVKEKVTRIILAAFRNLLEKSAERETRQEYALAMIQCKVLKQLENLEQQKYDDEDITEDIKFLLERLGESVQDLSSFDEYSSELKSGRLEWSPVHKSEKFWRENAVRLNEKNYELLKILTRLLEVSDDPQVIAVAAHDIGEYVRHYPRGKRVIEQLGGKQLVMNHMHHEDQLVRYNALLAVQKLMVHNWEYLGRQLQSTDQQQAPAVAARS, encoded by the exons ATGGATATTCGCGGGGCTGTGGACGCTGCAGTCCCCACCAACATCATCGCTGCCAAGGCAGCTGAGGTTCGGGCCAATCTGGTCAACTGGCAGTCCTATCTTCA GAGTCAGATGATCTCAGCAGAGGACTGTGAGTTCATCAAGAAGTTTGAGGTGGCCAACTCTGAGGAGAAACAGGTCATTCTGACCAATGAAGGACATCAG TGTGCGAAGACCTTTCTCAACCTGATGGCCCACATCTCCAAGGAGCAGACAGTCCAGTACATCCTGACTCTGATTGATGACACTCTGCAG GAGAACCATCAGAGGGTGAACATCTTCTTTGACTatgccaaaaagacaaaaaacaccgCCTGGTCCTACTTCCTTCCAATGCTGAATCGTCAGGACCTCTTTACTGTCCACATG GCGGCAAGGATCATTGCTAAGCTGGCTGCCTGGGGCCGTGATCTGATGGAAGGAAGCGATCTCAACTACTACTTTAACTGGATCAAAAGCCAACTCAGTTCACAG AATCTACATGGTACAGGTCCAGAAACAGGAGCAGGAACTATTTCTCCCAGTGAA AGCTCTCAGTATGTCCAGTGTGTGGCTGGGTGCCTTCAGTTGATGCTGAGGGTCAATGAATACAGGTTTGCCTGGGTGGAGGCTGATGGAGTCAACTG cATCACTGCGGTGCTGAGCAACAAGTGTGGCTTCCAGCTCCAATACCAGATGATCTTCTGCGTGTGGCTCCTGGCTTTCAGTCCTCAGCTCTGTGAACAGTTGAGACGCAACAATGTGGTGCCAGCCTTGTCCGACATCCTCCAGGAGTCTGTCAAGGAGAAGGTCACTCGAATTATTCTGGCTGCCTTCAGG AATCTTCTTGAAAAGTCTGCAGAGAGGGAGACTCGCCAGGAGTACGCTTTGGCCATGATTCAGTGCAAGGTGCTGAAGCAGCTCGAGAACCTTGAGCAACAGAAATACGACGATGAGGACATCACTGAGGATATTAAGTTCCTACTTGAGAGGCTGGGAGAGAGTGTGCAGGATCTCAG CTCATTTGATGAGTACAGCTCTGAACTGAAGTCAGGCCGCCTGGAATGGAGTCCTGTGCACAAGTCAGAAAAGTTCTGGCGTGAGAATGCTGTCCGCCTGAATGAGAAGAACTATGAGCTCCTCAa GATTTTGACAAGGCTGTTGGAAGTGTCTGATGATCCTCAGGTTATAGCTGTGGCAGCTCACGACATTGGAGAGTATGTACGACATTACCCACGTGGTAAACG GGTGATTGAACAGCTGGGTGGCAAACAGCTGGTGATGAATCATATGCACCATGAAGACCAGCTAGTCCGTTACAACGCCCTGCTGGCTGTGCAGAAGCTGATGGTCCACAACTG